Part of the Phycisphaerae bacterium RAS1 genome, CTACAACGAGACGCTCAAGCCCGGCCAGGCCAAGATGACCATGACGGCCATCGTCGCCAAGGCGGTCGCAGCCGCCTTGCGCGAGTTCAAGATGCTGAATTGCAGCTTCGACGCGGCCCGCGGCGAGATCATTCACAAGGACTACATCCACCTGGGCATCGCGGTTGATACGCCGCGCGGACTGACCGTGCCGGTGCTGCGCGACGTGGACAAGAAGTCGCTGCCGACGGTGTGCGGCGAATTGAATGACTTGGCCGAGCGCATCCGCAGCGGAAAATTCGAGATCGCGGAGCTGCGCGGCGCAACCTTTACGGTCACCAACGTCGGCGCCATCGGCGGCACTTTCGCCACGCCGATGGTGAATTACCCCGAGGTCGGCATACTCGGCCTGGGCAAGAGCGTCATGCAGCCGCAGGTTGTGGAGGGGCAGATCGTCGCGCGGCTGATGATGCCGATGTTCCTGTCGTTCGATCATCGCGTGGTGGACGGGGCGGACAGCGTCCGGTTCACGCGCGAGGTGGTCAATTCGCTCGAAAACCCGCTGCGGTTGATCAGCATGTAGCGGCGCACTGACCTGAACGAGGGGCCGGTTGTCGGGTGGGATGGGCGTCTCGCCCGTCCCAGCGAACGCGCATTTCGCCCGATCCGAGCTGCGACCGTGAGGGAGCGGTTCTGCGGAGGCTCCGCTTCCTCACGGTCGCGGCTCGGCTAGGGGCGGCTCGGATTCGCGCGAGTCGGACTGTCTCGCGGGCGCCTGAATCACCCATGCAGCGTTCACTTGATTGACGGCGAAACACGACCCGACACCGGTGAGCAGGTGTCGCAGGACGTGGTAGCCCCACATGTCCACGCGACGCGTCTTCCCGGCGGCCAGACCTTCGACGCTGGTCGGCTCGTGTGTCCGTGGATCGATCCGCAGGCCGATCACGTCGTCCGCGAAGACCCACCCCACCGGCTGCTGATTCCGAATCAGCCGATACTCCCTTCCGCGAATCCTCCCCAGAATGCGCTCCGCGCCTTGGTCAATCACAAACCCATCCCGCGGCGCGGCGGTCGCCCAGGTCCGTTCGCTGCCGAAGAACGTCGGCTTCTTGATATATGGCCCGCCGTATTCGGGGCAGAACGTGTCGCAGTTGCCGCACTCGTTGCAGAAGTCGGCGTAGCAGGCGATCTGCATCGTCTCGGTGATTTCGAATCGCCGCGTTTCGGGCGCAAACCGCCACGACCCGTCCGCCTCGACAATCACATCGTGATATTCAAACGCGACAATCGGCGTCGGGTACTTGAAGTTGGCCGCGTTCGGGCAGACCGGCAGGCATTTGTCGCAGGTGATGCAGTCGAACGTCTCGAGCTGCGAGTCGATGCGCTTGGGGATGCCGCGGTTGGCCGCCGCCCGATAGCGCGGGTCATTCCGGGCCAGTTCCGCGACGTGCGACGTGTTGCGCAGAGCAGCAGCCGCGACGACGTGGCGGTCTGCAACCTCGCATCGTGCAGGATCGGCGAGCGCATGTTTGTCAGAACGCGAAGCGCCAGCGAGCGCGGCGGGAGGTTGGGCTCCGGTTCGTGGCGACGCCGCCCCGCCGGGAACCGGGCCGCTATCGGCGATCGCGCTCGCTTGCGCGTCGCGTTCTGACTGGGGCGCCGCCCAGCCGCCCTCCCGCGCGATCGCGACGACATAGTCATCGATCGTCGCCGCCCCAACGCGCCGCATCGCCGCCGCCAGGTTCTCCAGATACCCGCTCATCCGCCCGTATCCGCCCGGCCGCAGCAGGTCGGTGCTGACCGTGACCGGGACGAAGCCGCACGCGACCGCCGGCGGGAAATTGTGTTTGTCGATGCCGGCGCTGAAGGAGATCGGCACGTCCGGCCCGACCGCCCGGCGGAACTCGTCCGTGAGCGCCATCGTGATGACATGCAGCGGCTGTCCGGACAGATACATCACCTTCTCGGTCGGCTTGAAGAAGTCCCGATGGTTAAGCACTTCGAGCGTGTTGCTGAACTTGAACCCGGTGCGCCGGCTGCGGGCGGCAGCGAACGCGGTCAGGCGGCGGCACAACTCGACCGCAACCTGCATCGGCATGGCCGATTCGTAAGCGCTCGGGTTCACGGTCAGCTCGCGATAGCCGAGCACGTCGAACAGCAGGTGCTCCAGTTTCTCGCGGCCGAGCGTGGGCGGGTTCATCTTGACGATCACGTCGAAGCCGCACTCGCCGATCAGGTATTCGCAGATGCGCTCGATTTCGTCGGCCGGGCAGCCGTGAAAGGTCGAAAGCGTGATGCTGGTGGAGATGCAGGTCGGGTACGCGAGCTCGCGGGCGGCGGCGAACGCCGACGGGATTTCCGCCCGCAACTGCTCGATTGGCGTCGCCGCGTCGCGCATTCCATCGAGAAACGTGCGGATCTTTTCGCTGCGGATGCCCGCCAGGTCGTACCCGACGCTGAGGTCGTAGATCACGTCGCCGGCGCGGACAGTGGCCTCAACGAAATGGGGAGCATCGGCGTCCCGCCGGTGCGGATTGTCCGACGCACCGGCGGGACGCCGATGCTCCCCGCTCTTACGATCGGCCGTCGCCCCCGGCGCGACAAGCCGGCGGAACATCTGGATCAGCATCGCCCCGGCGACGTACTCACGCAGCGACTGCTCGATCCGCAGCTCCTGCGACCACTCGATGTTGTAGCCAATGTTGGTGATGTCGATGCAGGGCCGGCCGATCGTCAGGTGGTCGTTGATCTGCACCGTCTTCAGTTCGAGAATCCGCGCCCCGGCGATGTAGCTCAGCAGCAGGTTCTGGGCCATCTGCGTATGCGGCCCGGCCGCCGGCCCGAGCGGATTGCCCGCCGGCTGGCCGTGCAGGTGGACGGTCATGTCCGGGCAATCCGCGGGCGGATTCCACCAGCGCTTTCGGGGCAGCTCGAAGAGCGCGTGCTGCCGCTGCGGCTCGAGGACGAGCCGGGTGACGAGATCGGCGAAGGGCGCGGGGGTCAACTCAGCCATGTGTCCCGTTGGAACCGGACCGCGGCGTCAACCTTGAATCAGGTCTGCACAACGTCCGCCAGAATCGCTGTCTGGACGCCTGCATACGAATGCAGCCGCAGGTCATTGGTTACGAACGCGGCGCAATTCACCGCGCGCGCCGTCGCTGCATGAATCGCATCGGCGAGTTTCAGCGCCGATTCCGCTCGGATCGCGGCGGCATCAATGAGAATCTGCCGATCGACAGGCACAACCAGCAGTCCGCCGCCCGTTTGAAGCAACGACAGGTAGACGTCGACGACGTCACGGCGTTTTTCGGACAATGGCTTGGCTAGACATTCCGCGATAGCGAGCTCGCTGACAACCGCCACGCAGCGACCCTGGTCCACTTCGGCGAGCAGTAGCCGGGCCTTTTCCGCCCACTCGGCCAACCCCTCCACCGCGTAGATCAGCACATTGCTGTCAAGGTACAGCCGCTGACCGTGAAGCCGAGAAATCACGCCCACGCGTCGCGCTCCGCCCGGATGAAGGCATCCACTTCCGCCGCCGTCGCGAAGCAGCCCTTGCCTGCCCCCACGAAGTCAGCGAGCCGACGCCGGTCCGCACGCGGCGACTCGGCCACCATGATGGTCACCTCGGCCGTGGTTCCCTCCCGCAGTTCCGGACGGCGAATCTCGATGCGGCCGCCCGCCGCCACGGTCACGATTTCCTTGATCGCACGAACCATCGCACGCTCCTCGGTTGAATTATACCAGAAGCTATCCCAAAACTCTTTCCGAGCCGCGACCGTGAGGGAGCGGGAACTAAGGAACCGCTTGCTTACGCGCGCGGCTCGGACCGAAAACAGGGTTCTGGGATAGCTTCCAAGTACGTGCGTCGCCGGCGGCCGAATCATGACCAACGCGTGCCGCCAGCCAGCGCGGTACGATTGCCATCGTGCCGCCCGTCTCGGCGGCGCAACGAGAGTGCGTCTTGCGCAATCCGCCCGTCTCCCGTCGCGCGCATTCCTCGCGCCACCTCGCTCGACTTTCCGCCCTCTTCGCGCTTCTCCTGCCCGGCGGTTGCGTGGGACCGCCGCGGCTGCTGGAAACCGGGGAGGCCTATCTTGAAGAAGGCAACGACTGTGGAGACCGGGTGTGGGGCGTCTACCAGGGACAGGGGGAGAATCGCCTGGGCAAGATTCTGATGAAGGTCCGGGCGGAATTGCGCAGCACGCCCTGATCGCGCAGGTCTCCCGCGCCGATCGGATATGATACGGTTCATGTCAACCGTGGCCGACGCTGGCGCCGTCTCCGTGTCGTTGACGCTCAACGGTCGCCCCGTGTCCGCCGCGGTCCGTCCGGACGAATCCCTGCTTGAAATGCTCCGCGAACGCTTCGACCTCATCTCCCCCAAGAACGGCTGCGAGCCGATGGGAAGCTGCGGCTGCTGCGTCGTGCTGATCGACGGCAAGCCGCGGCTTTCCTGCACAATGAAGGCGACGGCGTTTGCGGGCAAGTCGATCGAGACGCTGGAGGGGTTGCCCGAAGACACGCGCAAGCAGATCGCCGACTCCTTCGTCGCCGCCGGGGCGGTGCAATGCGGGTTCTGCATTCCGGGGATCGCGATTCGAGCGCACACGATGTGCAGCGGCGGGGCCGCGCCGCCGCGCGATCAGATCGAGCATGAGCTGCGAGCGCACCTGTGCCGCTGCACGGGATACAAGAAAATTGTCGATGCGGTGGAGCTGCTGGCCGATGTCCGCAACGGCGGCGCGTTGCCGACGGATGGCTGTCTCGGCCGTGTCGGCGAGCGTCTCAACCGCTACACCGGCCACGAGCACGCCCTAGGCGACAAGCGCTTCATCGACGACGTCAAGATCGACGGGATGCTGTTTGCCGCCCCGCGCCTCAGCGACCACCCGCGCGCTCTGGTCAAACGTATTGACCCCGCCGCGGCGCTGGCGATTCCCGGCGTGGTCCGCGTCGTCACCGCCGCCGACGTGCCCGGCGACCGCTACGTCGGGTTGATCACGCCCGACTGGCCGGTCTTCATCGCCGTGGGCGAGGAAACGCGCTATGTCGGCGACGTGCTGGCGATGGTCGTCGCGAGCGACATGGCGACCGCCCGCCGCGCGGCGGCAGCGATTCAGATCGACTACGAACTCCGCACGCCGGTCACGACGACGGACGAAGCGCTCCGGCCCGATGCGCCGAAGA contains:
- a CDS encoding putative selenate reductase subunit YgfK codes for the protein MAELTPAPFADLVTRLVLEPQRQHALFELPRKRWWNPPADCPDMTVHLHGQPAGNPLGPAAGPHTQMAQNLLLSYIAGARILELKTVQINDHLTIGRPCIDITNIGYNIEWSQELRIEQSLREYVAGAMLIQMFRRLVAPGATADRKSGEHRRPAGASDNPHRRDADAPHFVEATVRAGDVIYDLSVGYDLAGIRSEKIRTFLDGMRDAATPIEQLRAEIPSAFAAARELAYPTCISTSITLSTFHGCPADEIERICEYLIGECGFDVIVKMNPPTLGREKLEHLLFDVLGYRELTVNPSAYESAMPMQVAVELCRRLTAFAAARSRRTGFKFSNTLEVLNHRDFFKPTEKVMYLSGQPLHVITMALTDEFRRAVGPDVPISFSAGIDKHNFPPAVACGFVPVTVSTDLLRPGGYGRMSGYLENLAAAMRRVGAATIDDYVVAIAREGGWAAPQSERDAQASAIADSGPVPGGAASPRTGAQPPAALAGASRSDKHALADPARCEVADRHVVAAAALRNTSHVAELARNDPRYRAAANRGIPKRIDSQLETFDCITCDKCLPVCPNAANFKYPTPIVAFEYHDVIVEADGSWRFAPETRRFEITETMQIACYADFCNECGNCDTFCPEYGGPYIKKPTFFGSERTWATAAPRDGFVIDQGAERILGRIRGREYRLIRNQQPVGWVFADDVIGLRIDPRTHEPTSVEGLAAGKTRRVDMWGYHVLRHLLTGVGSCFAVNQVNAAWVIQAPARQSDSRESEPPLAEPRP
- the vapC_4 gene encoding tRNA(fMet)-specific endonuclease VapC, which encodes MGVISRLHGQRLYLDSNVLIYAVEGLAEWAEKARLLLAEVDQGRCVAVVSELAIAECLAKPLSEKRRDVVDVYLSLLQTGGGLLVVPVDRQILIDAAAIRAESALKLADAIHAATARAVNCAAFVTNDLRLHSYAGVQTAILADVVQT